The DNA segment GATTTTATCGATCATTGGAGAGTTTAAAGGTATGATTCTTTCTACTCCTACACCGTCTACTACTTTTCTAACTGTGAAAGATTTAGCGATTCCTGATCCAGCAACTCTGATTACTGTTCCTTGGAATAATTGTACTCTTTCTTTGTTTCCTTCTTTTACTTTGTAGTAAACTCCTACTGTATCTCCTGCTTTGAATTGAGGGATATCAGTTCTTAAATAATTTTGCTCAACTAGAGCGATTAATCTT comes from the Fusobacterium perfoetens genome and includes:
- the rplS gene encoding 50S ribosomal protein L19, which encodes MKERLIALVEQNYLRTDIPQFKAGDTVGVYYKVKEGNKERVQLFQGTVIRVAGSGIAKSFTVRKVVDGVGVERIIPLNSPMIDKIEVVKVGRVRRSKLYYLRGLSGKKARIKELRK